The DNA window ACTGAAGAAAACATGGAATTTGAAAAGGATGAAACACACATGAGCAGACGCAACTTATAAGATTACTGCTGAAGAAATAGTGATAATCCCCCTAGATGCGGATCTCTGGAACATGCTGCATCTTTTGTTTCATGCCCTTATTGTTCCATTGAGCTTTGAAGTACTCGTCGAGACCAAGCAACCAAAGCTTCTTAAGACGCTGACAGTTTTCAATTCCTTGAGGGACTGTAGCTAGGTTTGGTAGCGATGTAATGTACATAGCCTCAATGACTGGAAGTGAACCATGTCCAATGTCCAGAAAATACACATCATGCAAACCCATCAAAACAAGTGTCTTAAGGTGAGTGAAGGAGTCAGCAGGAACAACCAATTTGTGTGTACTGTTTATGTTGTTGAGTCTTAGATAGGACAGGTGCGGGGCATGTGATGCGAGGAACACCAATGGATCTTCTCCCCCAAGGTGACAATGGCTAAGAGCTAGATACTTAAGATTTTCCCCATGGTGCTCAAACATTGGGCACTTCAGTGTTCTGCCAGCCCAACAACCTCTGACAATCAACCTGTGGAGCTTTGTGGAAGTTGGTTTGAGATCCTCAAAAGAAAGTGGCTCGTTCCCATTAGTAGCAGAGAGAAGCAAGCTATCAAGAAGCGGCATCATTGACAAAACCTTACAAATCTTGCTACAATGGGCAGCACTTATGTTTTCAATCCACACGCTCCTTAGTTGCATCATATTCTCCAGCTGCTCAGCCAAGTAAATACTTGATTGCACTGTCTCAAGAGTTTGAAGTTCTTCCAGATTTGAAAGCCCTTTAGGTGCCTCCACTCCAACAAAGTACCGGAACTCTGACTGCTTCACGTCAGCATATCTGTCAGCAAGAATGTGCCTAAGCTTAGTGAGCTTCACAATCCCATGTGGCAGATTTCTAATATTGGTTGACTTGACATCAAGAGTCTGAAGATTGATGAGATTCTCTATAGATTCTGGCAGTACGCTTATTCCTGTATTTCTCAGACCAATGTAGCGTAGATTAAACAGATGACCAATTGATGAAGGTAATGTGGTGACTTCTGAGTCTTGCAATTCAAGGACAGTAAGGTATTTGGATTCAGATAATATTGAAGGTATAGACATCACAATGGTTTCACTTGCCATTAGCGTCCGCAGGCGTGGAAATTTCATCTTGGATGCATCATTTTTCATCTTCCTCCATCTAAATGCAGATAAGCGACGTACATCTCTATCCATTTGAATTACTGCACCAAAATCATTAACAATACCAAACATCTCTACTTTAGAGATTGTAAGGGCTAACTCTCTCAAGATATCATGCATTCTGCATGTACTCACCCCACCAAGTTCATCATTATCAACAACTTGCAACATGTTTCGATGGATCAGTTCCATGAGATAGCCCTCTGCAACTTCCTCTAGTGTACTGTTCCCTTTCTTTACTACAAACCCTTCAGCAATCCATAGTCGCACAAGCTTTTCCCTTGGCAAGGGATAATCTTCAGGGAACATGCTGCAGTATAGGAAGCAATTTCTAAGCTCTCCTGGCAAGTCATAGTAGCTCAGACTTAGAATTCCACGAACCTGTACATACTTCTCTAGTTCAGAGGGAAGTTGATCATATATCTGCTTCCAAACTGGCAGAATTAGCTTCCTTGTAGAAAGTAAGCTTCCTATAGATACAATTGCCAAAGGCAAGCCCGCACATTTCTTTGCAATATTAACAGCTAGCACCTGCATCTCTAATGGGCACTTGGCAACTGGCAGGGCCACACTTTTCTTTGCAATATGATTAGCTAGGTCCAGGAGTTCTGATGAGCTTTTTGCCATTGACAGGCCCTCACATTTCCTTTTAGCATCATTAGCTAGCTCCTGAAGCTCAGCTGGGCACTGCTCCAGCAAAAGGGCCTCAAATTTCTTAGCAACACCAGTAGCTAGATCATGAAGCTCTGCTGGACAGTTCACCAGAGATGATCCATTACATTTATTTGCAGTATCAGTAGCTAACTCGAGTACCTTTGATGGGCCCTCAGACTCGTCATTGTAAGGAAAAGCTTTGATGCAAAGTAGGCAAAGAGCGTCCTTCAGACCTAATGGACTAAGCTTGAGCTGATGATGCTTGGAAGCAAGAGCAGCCACATCCTCTTTCCTTGTTGTGATAACAATGCAACTTCCATTTTTAGAATCTTCAAACACATCTCGCATTGATTCATACACTTGGGGGTTCCATATGTCATCTAATACAACTAAATACTTCTTTGATCCAAACCCTGCCCTTAACTCTGTTTTAACCATGAGGATGTCCATGCTGTTAATGTCTTCTAATTTCCTCTTATCCATTACCTCGCTGTCACTGTCAGGTCTTCTCATCTCAAGTAGTAGCTTCCTCAGCAATGCCTCCACGCTATTGTATGTCTGTGAAATAGTAAGCCACAAAAGCACCTCAAAGTTATCCCTTTGCTTCTCGTATACATTTGCGATCAGGGTGGTCTTTCCTATTCCGCCCATACCACAAACTGATACCACTTTAAGATCTTGTGTATCTGACCTCAACCATTTCATTAGCTGCTTGCTGTTTTTCTCAATCCCCACAAGATCTTCGTCTTTCATAAATTGGGGCATACTGTACTGAGGGAATTGTAGTTCGCTGTTGTTGATTTGAGTTggaagaagctcatgaacaggtCTCAACCATTGATCCTTCAGCATGGAAACATGCACAATTTCCTTCTCAATCTGAATTAGCTCATCAGATATTCCACTAAATACCGCAGTATAGTTTATTCCTTTGCTCAGTCTTTTCAGGAATTGGTCATTCTTGTATCGAAGATAATGGTACGAAAAGTTATCCATTACATCCTCAACACGGTAGGCCAACATTCGCACCTCTGAGATCCATCCCTTCAGGAGTTCGTCACTGAGATACAGCGCACCTGTCTTCCGTATGAAGAGATTCATCATCAAAAGTTGCCTTCGCACACGCTGCACTATGTTCGGTAGCTCTGTCAAATTAGAAAATTTGGTTGCCACAAAGGTTGCAGCTTCTCCTGCTAAATAGAAACCGATCTTTGAGAGAGCAAGAAGAGCTGCTTCAGCCATCCTGTTGAGAAAAACAGACAAGCATGTTTTAGATTACTATATGCAACCAAAAAAAAAGGAGGCAAGGCAGGTTCCATAGAGCATAACACATTCCATTTTTCCATAATGTGGAAACTCCAATTTTTTTCATAAATAGAAACGCCGTCTAGTTGGTTTTAAGGAATTAATTATAACTCTCATTTTTCTGTATTCAATATCACAGTGCATACATCTCTTTATGACTTTACCTACATTATAAAATGGGACATTATGCTATGGCTAAGTGCCTAAGTGTATGCCAAAACTTTAAAGATACTATCATAGTCATGAGACCATGTGCAGATGTTGTGATGCATAACCAAAACAATTTATGTCTCAAACTCATGGAACAATAAAAAGAAGCTCCTTTTATGCCCAATTTCATTAAAAACGCATCCTACCGTTCAATTTCAATTGAAACAAAAGGATATGGAGGCCCCCAACCTACATGTCTAGGAGATTTAAAATGTCCACAGTTGAACAATCAGATAATAGATGCTCCTTTTGGAAGTAGCAATTCTCGAGACATACTGATCGGCAAATTCCAATTGCCAATCTGTCGTCACGGCCGTGAGAAAAAAACAGTATCAGAGAACCAAGAATCCAAAATACGGCACGGCAGTGCAGCAATTCGTCGAGCAGGTCATATGCGCCGTGACCGACCTCTGACGCTAGGCCAAATCCCTTGGACGAACGGAGTATGAGGTCCTTCCAACTTCCAAGGAGGAGGCTGGAGGCGGAAAGGGACCCAAGAAGTCGGACGTGCTACGAAGAACAGCAACACAAGCTTCTACAAGAAAAGATGGAGTCACCTACTTGATGATGCGGCAACGAGGACCGCGATGGTGGCAGCTCTCCGGGCGCTCACTCTGGTCTCGTGCTCTGAAGCTCCTACCCTGCGGACTGCAGCGCAGGTTCGATGAGGAAATCTGCACAGAGATTCAAGGAACAAAGGTTTGGTGCGGATTCCCTTTGGATGCTTTCTCGGGAACTTCATTGCGAAGAAATGTGTGAGCATTGGTTAGAATAGATGCCGCTGTGTGCCTGTGTTGACTTGACTCAGCTTCCGCGCGTCAAGGTCTTCAAAAAATAATACTACTGTACTGTAGTAATTGTGAAGTCTATTTAACCCCATCACAAGATTAAGGCCCATCCATTAGCGGTCAATACTTAGCTAGCAAATAGTAGCGCATAGCTAACATTAGCTAATTAGCTATTAGCTGCTATTATATTAAACTAGTGAAATAGTTGTTAGGAAAATGCTAGTGCACGAATGTTCGATGGGGATGAATTCCATCTAGGACGCCCGCTTGCACGCCTGACAAGCCTGCCTCGACGCTTGATCCGGCCTCGTCCCCATCCGTTCGCCTCGCCCCCGTAGGCGCACCGCTGCCCCGTTGTGCCCTTGACCGCCAGCCCCAAGCGTGCCACACGCCGCATCCgctggtgtagggtcgagatgacggactagagggggtgaatagtcttttctaaaattaatcatgccgactaaccgaaacaaataccgaattaaaactatcggtctagctaagactacacccctctatctaagttcactaACACCTTAAAAGGatcctaattagacaacaaaggtatcgggctagctagagctcacctaatcaattctagagcaaggtcacacaaacctatataCTAGTACTCAAGCGACCGAGGGAACTCCTACAcacttctagtaagcaaaagcacaaaacccctaagctcactagcaatgctcaataacaaggctacacaagctaaattagagagcgtaaattactTAACTGCGCAaattaagcaatgtgactaacaaggttactcaaaccgaattagtcacgcaaggaagctacttctatactacacaagcaaaaaggtaactagtaagctatacaaactaactaataacaagagcaactacacaagtacaatatatgaaatgtaaatacaagcttgtcttgcgcggaatgcaaaccaccgagaagatgatgaagataatgttgacacggtgattttctcccgaggttcacttggttgccaccaagctacgtcaccgttgtgtcgaccgctcacttggtggttcggcggctaattggcattatccgccaagcccgcatgtcgggtaccgcaagaacctaccctgaaagtgagggtagctcaatgacacgctctactagagttgctcttcgtgatcccCGTGTAGTGaacacaatccccctcacaaatcctcctccggagcaccgcacaagcttctcgcTTGCTTCAACGGAGTCGCAagacaccaagccgtctaggaggtggcaacctccaagagtaacaagcaccactggcttgcaactcgatcacctagtgttactcgatgcaacctcacgatgcaacgcactagaatcacactcactcacaatcggatgatcactattaagcacaagtgagttagagggctcccaatcacacctacacaagccaccaaggctcaagggtgcttagcaaccagcccaaggccaagctccacctctatttatagcccccaagccaaatagagccgttggagctgTTGGGCTGCTGtctgcgagggcaccggacacAGCGATGCGGTCACCGGACAAGGGGTGATGGTGCCCCTCCAACGGTCATCCAACGGCTAgggcaccggacagggggtggcggtgccaccccggCCAACCCCCCGAGAAACCACCTCTCTAGAAAAATAGGGCGGTGTACTGCCATCACCATGGCGGTGACCCCCTGCGCTCAACACTAAACTCGCCAGCCTCGGTTAAGAAGCGGCGATGGCACCGGATGACCCCTAGCGTTGCAATGCCCACACCATGGCGGTGTACACCGTCACCGGCGGTGCCACCTACAACTTCGCTGCTCTCGGGCAAGGTatggtgggcaccgccctaggggtggcggtgcggaCAAGTAGTGGCGGTGCCCCCCAAGGGCACCAGCCAACTCTTCCCTCTCAGCCTCcaagtgggcaccgccctaggggtggtggtgccaccagacagggggtggtggtgccacccagGCAGCACCTCGGGCCCGGTTTTGTCTCCTTTCTTtcactaacttcttctcctttacaaATGTACTAACACCACCAAATGTTCACcaacttgtgcatgtgtgttagcttttcacaaatattttccaaggagttagtcactcaattcacatCACCACTCAATactaacatgtatgcaaagttatAACGcttaagtggcactagatgattgatatgcaaacaagtttgcccctcttgatagtatggccatctatcctaaacccggtcataaacttctctacacacctatgaccggtgaaatgaaatgccctaggttatacctttgtcttgcgcattccatttcatctccttcaatgtcgatgcaacacatgcaccaacatgatcaacaatgatatgatccacttcatatcatcacgtgtccatattggttcatcgatcttgacttgacttgctcttcaccgttgcttcagtccatcggcaccaagtcatcactcaacttacccttcacacttgcaaccggtccgtcgagccaagtcttgtcttgatcttctccacattggtcacatgactcaatgtcatatctcatatgcaatgagctcctttatcaCACGTGTGAGCTTCACAACATTTCCAaaccatttcacctccatggcatatgttgttcacacacgtgtacctgtggactaatcacctgtgtatttcACTTTGAACATAATTAGTCCagctaggttgtcactcaattaccaaaaccaaacaaggacctttcagctagcCACTGGCTCGCCGCGCCACATTCCCCAACGCCCCCTGACTCTCCGAACAGCAGGAAAGacatgcaacatgaaacacttgaatgcaacatacgtctagaaatAAATGAAACAGTTTGAACAAACGGTTGCAACATGTCTCtggaacacttgtaacatatgcaaacatgtgcaacatcccccgatctacttttgcaacatccatatcaaacaattgcaacatgcctttgaaatatctgaaacaattaaaatatatatttgcaacatagggggaaGAGGCCTGGGCCGGTCAATTCTGGTCGACGGGGTGGGAGCCAGCGGCGAGCGGCTGCGCGCGAGCAACACCCAGCAACAACAACAGCAGTgtgcgcgagcaccaccaccaccagcgccACCGGTACCGGGCTTGGCTCAGTGGCGACGGTGGGGGAATGGGGGGCGGGGAGTGCCATGGCCACCGGGGTGGGGAGGGTGTCGCGCCAAGTGGGGGAGAGCCGCCCACTCCACTGCAACACCGCCATGCCGCCTCCATAGATCTTGCAGGAGGAGAGTGGATATCGCTCGTCCTCCATGGATCTCGCGGGGGTAGGAGAGAGGACCGCCGGATCTACGGGCAATGGGTGTTCTCGGTGAGGACACCGGGGTTAGGGAGGATGCGGGGCATTGGTGCGCACGGCAGGGGGTGAGGAGCGTGGATGGGGTAAGGATGGAGAGGAGGAAGCAAAGGGATATGTTTTTTAATATACATGCGGGCGGGAGCAAGCGGCGGGGTGAAAAAGCCGTCCGACGTTTGTGCGGTCCATCGGACGCACGACACGTAGCATTTCCATAGTTGTTAGTTGGATATTAGCTCATAATTAGCTAAACTATTAGCTGAACCTAATTTAAATGAGCTAATTATTAACAGCTAACTATTAGTTGCTTGATTCAAATGGGTCTAGGGCATGTTTAGATGCACATGCTAGTAACTAAGTagggctaaaaattagcccaaaTTATTTGTAGTTGACTAACAATTAGTTAAAGACTTAGGAAAAAAATTTGCCTAGTTATTGGCCCTCCTGTTTAGATGTACTAGAATTAATCTTAAGTAATTTTTAACCAACTAGCAATTAGTCTTTGTATCAAACACCCTAAATGTCATCACTCATTGTTtagttgtttatcttgttctagCGACTGTGATGAGCTGCAAAAGGCACTGTAACAGCAGTGAATCGTGCCTTCTTTGGTTGGTGTCAGAAAGTCCTGCGTTTGAGATGTAGGGTGCGtttaaggtcttgtttagttaCTTCCCCTAAAATTTACTTTCCATCCTATtaaatgtttgacacatgcatagaggattaaatataaactacaaaataactaattacacagtttgcgactaatttgcgagacgaattgtcgggtatcagtattagggatatcTAGAAGAAGCAAGCTGATGACCGCGTACGCTAACTCGCCCAGATGGTCAAGAGTGTATTTTGGTCTTGCCCGACCCCGAAGGTacgggttccgtctcgcctgaccccgagggtgCAGGCTCTGTCCCGCCCAACCCCGAAGGTGCGGGCTCCGtcccgcccgaccctgagggtgtGGGCTTCgtgtcgcccgacccctcgggcacgggctccgtctcgcccgatccctcgggcacgggctccgtcttgccagatccctcgggcgcgggctccgtctcgcccgaccctgagggtgcgggctccgtctcgcccgacccctcgggcacgaacttcgcctcgccagacccctcgaagggggattccgcctcgcccgacagggGTCCGTACCGCCCCCAACCAAtacgggtctaagagtacgaACCTAGGGTCAAACTCCTGACACAAGAAAGGGAGTAGGCGCGTCTTGACGTGACCcgcggccatgacgggccatacctgaggactcacgtcgccaacagtgtcgggcgtgccagCGCTATGCTACCTGATCCCCGTATGACTTCCGACGGGGGTATCTACTAACCATGCCGCCCACCGGGACGGaatggagcgccacgaccggctGACGACGCTCGCGTATGGCACTAGTGATGAACAGGCTCGCGACGTGGAGCTATCCTCgtcatcatctacaggaccgCACGGGGCCTAcgtaaaggagatgaagggcTCCGCGACCCCGGAGGCCTTCTTTCTCcttgcttctctctctctctctctctctctctctctctctctctctctttctctcgtgtaacctgcgccttccccttcatctataaaagggaaagtaggacgCCCTACGAAGGGCACGACAAAACACGCTAAGACACGCAGACGCCTGCATGCAACAACGGCTCAACACTGAAAGGAACTGAGTTCAACtagactcaactccattcgatcattccatcagagacttgggaccttcttcctctctcgcccatttgtaacccataCTATAAACAAGTGTCGGTAACATGAGCagcctcaaactggacgtagggacatttcgtccgaactagtataaacccttgtgtcatccgagcacaccatccgagccagacgcgcaaacacaaatttactagtcgacagtttgaaacaccgaca is part of the Miscanthus floridulus cultivar M001 chromosome 9, ASM1932011v1, whole genome shotgun sequence genome and encodes:
- the LOC136481857 gene encoding disease resistance protein RPM1-like; protein product: MAEAALLALSKIGFYLAGEAATFVATKFSNLTELPNIVQRVRRQLLMMNLFIRKTGALYLSDELLKGWISEVRMLAYRVEDVMDNFSYHYLRYKNDQFLKRLSKGINYTAVFSGISDELIQIEKEIVHVSMLKDQWLRPVHELLPTQINNSELQFPQYSMPQFMKDEDLVGIEKNSKQLMKWLRSDTQDLKVVSVCGMGGIGKTTLIANVYEKQRDNFEVLLWLTISQTYNSVEALLRKLLLEMRRPDSDSEVMDKRKLEDINSMDILMVKTELRAGFGSKKYLVVLDDIWNPQVYESMRDVFEDSKNGSCIVITTRKEDVAALASKHHQLKLSPLGLKDALCLLCIKAFPYNDESEGPSKVLELATDTANKCNGSSLVNCPAELHDLATGVAKKFEALLLEQCPAELQELANDAKRKCEGLSMAKSSSELLDLANHIAKKSVALPVAKCPLEMQVLAVNIAKKCAGLPLAIVSIGSLLSTRKLILPVWKQIYDQLPSELEKYVQVRGILSLSYYDLPGELRNCFLYCSMFPEDYPLPREKLVRLWIAEGFVVKKGNSTLEEVAEGYLMELIHRNMLQVVDNDELGGVSTCRMHDILRELALTISKVEMFGIVNDFGAVIQMDRDVRRLSAFRWRKMKNDASKMKFPRLRTLMASETIVMSIPSILSESKYLTVLELQDSEVTTLPSSIGHLFNLRYIGLRNTGISVLPESIENLINLQTLDVKSTNIRNLPHGIVKLTKLRHILADRYADVKQSEFRYFVGVEAPKGLSNLEELQTLETVQSSIYLAEQLENMMQLRSVWIENISAAHCSKICKVLSMMPLLDSLLLSATNGNEPLSFEDLKPTSTKLHRLIVRGCWAGRTLKCPMFEHHGENLKYLALSHCHLGGEDPLVFLASHAPHLSYLRLNNINSTHKLVVPADSFTHLKTLVLMGLHDVYFLDIGHGSLPVIEAMYITSLPNLATVPQGIENCQRLKKLWLLGLDEYFKAQWNNKGMKQKMQHVPEIRI